In Helianthus annuus cultivar XRQ/B chromosome 9, HanXRQr2.0-SUNRISE, whole genome shotgun sequence, the following are encoded in one genomic region:
- the LOC110874766 gene encoding uncharacterized protein LOC110874766 → MMIFKVDFANAFDSVNWRYLDSVIMKMGFSITWRDWVKGYFRLARTSVLVNGSPTEEFAMERDVKQSDPLSPFLFIISMEGISTLINLAVENGIFKGIVIPNSGPSISHMMYTDDVMFMGEWNLENLLNLKRLLRIFYLMPGLKINLHKSSLAGVGVPSDESLHFANIIGCKREFFPIKHLGFYHLEAKKNWELVIQKFKNKPNNWKAKTLSFGGRLTLVKSVLTSLPLYFLAMFEAPTKVIKSLDGIRRKFLWGDGLSNNKNSWVRWEKILKPKNKGGLGVNCLKTLNMSLLAKWK, encoded by the coding sequence ATGATGATTTTTAAAGTCGATTTTGCTAACGCCTTTGATTCTGTTAATTGGCGTTACCTCGACTCGGTTATCATGAAGATGGGTTTTTCTATCACATGGAGGGATTGGGTCAAAGGTTATTTTCGTTTAGCTAGAACTTCGGTCCTTGTCAATGGGTCCCCCACTGAAGAATTTGCAATGGAGAGAGATGTTAAACAAAGCGATCCTCTCTCCCCATTCCTCTTCATCATTTCCATGGAGGGCATATCCACGCTCATCAACTTGGCGGTGgaaaatggtattttcaaaggcATCGTCATACCCAATAGTGGTCCATCGATCTCTCACATGATGTATACCGATGATGTTATGTTTATGGGAGAGTGGAACTTGGAGAATCTTCTGAACCTAAAACGGCTGCTTAGAATCTTTTATCTCATGCCGGGTCTGAAGATTAATCTTCACAAAAGCAGCCTAGCTGGCGTGGGGGTTCCAAGTGATGAAAGTCTTCATTTTGCCAACATTATAGGCTGCAAAAGAGAGTTTTTTCCCATCAAACACCTTGGTTTTTACCACTTGGAGGCAAAAAAAAATTGGGAACTTGTAATACAAAAGTTCAAAAACAAGCCTAATAATTGGAAAGCTAAAACCCTGTCTTTTGGTGGCCGCCTGACACTCGTCAAATCTGTGCTAACTAGCCTTCCGTTGTACTTCCTCGCTATGTTCGAGGCTCCAACCAAAGTTATCAAGTCTTTGGACGGTATTAGAAGGAAATTTTTATGGGGTGACGGGTTATCCAACAACAAAAACAGCTGGGTTCGTTGGGAGAAAATTCTTAAGCCAAAAAATAAAGGTGGGTTAGGTGTGAACTGTCTGAAAACATTAAACATGTCCTTACTTGCAAAATGGAAATAG